One segment of Rosa chinensis cultivar Old Blush chromosome 6, RchiOBHm-V2, whole genome shotgun sequence DNA contains the following:
- the LOC112170638 gene encoding uncharacterized protein LOC112170638: protein MGSLKLEVLDKPSIDEPFLEIFLTESERPPSWMDPFIDYLSKGIEPTDKVIATRSHRWATLYTVRDGKVYRKGRSFPLLKCNSLEKGQRVLLSLHGGVCGNHAGARNLAFKALRTGYYWPTIEQDAKRIASACLKCHQFANSPLALSVPLSIIIAPWAYCQWRLDFIN from the coding sequence ATGGGCAGCCTCAAGTTGGAAGTCCTGGATAAGCCGAGTATCGATGAGCCATTCTTAGAAATATTCCTCACGGAGAGCGAGCGCCCACCATCATGGATGGACCCATTCATTGACTACCTTTCCAAAGGTATCGAGCCGACAGACAAGGTAATCGCAACCAGAAGCCACCGATGGGCGACACTTTACACGGTCCGGGACGGCAAAGTGTACAGGAAAGGAAGGTCCTTCCCTCTATTGAAATGCAACTCCCTTGAAAAGGGGCAGCGAGTTCTGCTATCGCTACATGGTGGAGTATGCGGCAACCATGCAGGTGCGAGAAACCTAGCATTCAAGGCATTGCGTACAGGGTACTACTGGCCCACAATCGAGCAAGATGCGAAACGTATTGCTAGCGCCTGCCTCAAGTGCCATCAGTTCGCCAACTCCCCCTTAGCACTATCGGTACCGCTATCGATTATCATAGCCCCTTGGGCATACTGCCAGTGGCGACTCGATTTCATAAATTGA
- the LOC112173114 gene encoding beta-glucosidase 42 isoform X1: protein MAKMEFLKEYEQADEVSRSAFPPNFVFGVATSAYQVEGACKDGGRGPSIWDAFTHTKGKIIDGSNGDIAVDQYHRYKEDVDLIAKLGFDAYRFSISWSRIFPVYLMFLFADGLGTKVNEDGIAYYNNVINALLEKGIQPYVTLYHWDLPLYLHESMGGWLNKQIVKYFSAYADTCFASFGDRVKHWITINEPLQTSVNGYGFGIFAPGRHEHASTEPYLVAHHQLLAHAAAVSIYRSKYKDKQGGQVGLTVDCEWAEANSDKIEDKIAAARRLDFQIGWYLDPIYSGEYPKVMRERLGDRLPIFSEEDKDLLKNSLDFVGLNHYTSRFIAHVKNSPEEGDFYKAQELERIDKWEGGEIIGEKAASEWLYVVPWGIHKVLNYIAQKYNSPPIYITENGMDDEDNDSSPLHEILDDKLRVSYFKRYLAAVGNAMRDGADVRGYFAWSLLDNFEWAQGYTKRFGLVYIDYKNGLSRHPKSSAYWFLRFLKGGEGKDGKEE, encoded by the exons ATGGCTAAGATGGAGTTCTTAAAGGAATATGAACAGGCAGATGAAGTCTCTCGCAGTGCATTCCCTCCTAACTTTGTCTTTGGCGTTGCCACTTCCGCCTATCAG GTTGAAGGAGCCTGCAAGGACGGCGGCAGGGGTCCTAGTATCTGGGATGCTTTTACACACACTAAAG GCAAGATCATTGATGGAAGCAATGGTGACATTGCTGTGGATCAATATCATCGGTATAAG GAAGATGTTGATCTCATTGCCAAGTTGGGATTTGATGCTTATCGGTTTTCCATATCATGGTCTCGAATCTTCCCTG TGTATCTTATGTTTCTGTTTGCAGATGGTCTAGGAACCAAAGTCAATGAAGATGGGATTGCTTACTACAACAATGTCATTAATGCTCTCCTGGAAAAAG GCATTCAGCCTTATGTAACGCTGTACCATTGGGATCTACCATTGTACCTTCATGAAAGTATGGGAGGGTGGTTAAACAAGCAGATTGT aaaatacTTCTCAGCCTATGCAGACACCTGCTTTGCAAGTTTTGGCGATAGAGTAAAGCACTGGATCACAATTAATGAGCCTCTTCAAACTTCCGTCAACGGTTACGGTTTCGGGATATTTGCTCCCGGAAGACATGAACATGCATCTACAGAaccatatttggttgcgcaccATCAACTGTTGGCCCATGCTGCTGCTGTTTCCATATACCGAAGCAAGTATAAG GACAAGCAAGGTGGACAAGTAGGGTTGACAGTAGACTGTGAATGGGCAGAGGCTAATTCAGATAAAATTGAAGACAAAATTGCTGCAGCAAGGCGCCTAGATTTTCAGATTGGATG GTACTTAGATCCAATATATTCTGGAGAATATCCCAAAGTTATGCGTGAACGACTTGGAGATCGGCTTCCCATATTTTCAGAGGAAGATAAGGATTTGCTCAAGAACTCGTTGGACTTTGTTGGTCTGAATCACTATACATCAAGATTTATTGCTCATGTAAAAAACAGCCCTGAGGAGGGTGATTTTTATAAAGCACAAGAGCTGGAGAGGATCG ATAAATGGGAAGGAGGTGAGATTATTGGCGAGAAG GCAGCATCAGAATGGCTTTATGTTGTTCCCTGGGGCATCCACAAGGTCCTGAATTACATAGCACAGAAATACAATAGTCCACCGATATATATTACTGAGAATG GTATGGATGATGAGGATAATGACTCCTCCCCACTTCATGAAATACTAGATGACAAACTGAGAGTTAGTTATTTTAAGAGATACCTTGCAGCGGTCGGCAATGCAATGAG GGATGGAGCAGATGTGAGGGGATACTTTGCATGGTCATTACTGGATAACTTTGAGTGGGCTCAAGGCTATACCAAGCGCTTTGGTTTGGTTTACATTGACTACAAGAATGGGCTCTCCCGGCACCCAAAATCTTCTGCATACTGGTTCTTGCGGTTCTTGAAAGGTGGTGAAGGGAAAGATGGCAAGGAGGAATAA
- the LOC112173114 gene encoding beta-glucosidase 42 isoform X2, which produces MAKMEFLKEYEQADEVSRSAFPPNFVFGVATSAYQVEGACKDGGRGPSIWDAFTHTKGKIIDGSNGDIAVDQYHRYKEDVDLIAKLGFDAYRFSISWSRIFPDGLGTKVNEDGIAYYNNVINALLEKGIQPYVTLYHWDLPLYLHESMGGWLNKQIVKYFSAYADTCFASFGDRVKHWITINEPLQTSVNGYGFGIFAPGRHEHASTEPYLVAHHQLLAHAAAVSIYRSKYKDKQGGQVGLTVDCEWAEANSDKIEDKIAAARRLDFQIGWYLDPIYSGEYPKVMRERLGDRLPIFSEEDKDLLKNSLDFVGLNHYTSRFIAHVKNSPEEGDFYKAQELERIDKWEGGEIIGEKAASEWLYVVPWGIHKVLNYIAQKYNSPPIYITENGMDDEDNDSSPLHEILDDKLRVSYFKRYLAAVGNAMRDGADVRGYFAWSLLDNFEWAQGYTKRFGLVYIDYKNGLSRHPKSSAYWFLRFLKGGEGKDGKEE; this is translated from the exons ATGGCTAAGATGGAGTTCTTAAAGGAATATGAACAGGCAGATGAAGTCTCTCGCAGTGCATTCCCTCCTAACTTTGTCTTTGGCGTTGCCACTTCCGCCTATCAG GTTGAAGGAGCCTGCAAGGACGGCGGCAGGGGTCCTAGTATCTGGGATGCTTTTACACACACTAAAG GCAAGATCATTGATGGAAGCAATGGTGACATTGCTGTGGATCAATATCATCGGTATAAG GAAGATGTTGATCTCATTGCCAAGTTGGGATTTGATGCTTATCGGTTTTCCATATCATGGTCTCGAATCTTCCCTG ATGGTCTAGGAACCAAAGTCAATGAAGATGGGATTGCTTACTACAACAATGTCATTAATGCTCTCCTGGAAAAAG GCATTCAGCCTTATGTAACGCTGTACCATTGGGATCTACCATTGTACCTTCATGAAAGTATGGGAGGGTGGTTAAACAAGCAGATTGT aaaatacTTCTCAGCCTATGCAGACACCTGCTTTGCAAGTTTTGGCGATAGAGTAAAGCACTGGATCACAATTAATGAGCCTCTTCAAACTTCCGTCAACGGTTACGGTTTCGGGATATTTGCTCCCGGAAGACATGAACATGCATCTACAGAaccatatttggttgcgcaccATCAACTGTTGGCCCATGCTGCTGCTGTTTCCATATACCGAAGCAAGTATAAG GACAAGCAAGGTGGACAAGTAGGGTTGACAGTAGACTGTGAATGGGCAGAGGCTAATTCAGATAAAATTGAAGACAAAATTGCTGCAGCAAGGCGCCTAGATTTTCAGATTGGATG GTACTTAGATCCAATATATTCTGGAGAATATCCCAAAGTTATGCGTGAACGACTTGGAGATCGGCTTCCCATATTTTCAGAGGAAGATAAGGATTTGCTCAAGAACTCGTTGGACTTTGTTGGTCTGAATCACTATACATCAAGATTTATTGCTCATGTAAAAAACAGCCCTGAGGAGGGTGATTTTTATAAAGCACAAGAGCTGGAGAGGATCG ATAAATGGGAAGGAGGTGAGATTATTGGCGAGAAG GCAGCATCAGAATGGCTTTATGTTGTTCCCTGGGGCATCCACAAGGTCCTGAATTACATAGCACAGAAATACAATAGTCCACCGATATATATTACTGAGAATG GTATGGATGATGAGGATAATGACTCCTCCCCACTTCATGAAATACTAGATGACAAACTGAGAGTTAGTTATTTTAAGAGATACCTTGCAGCGGTCGGCAATGCAATGAG GGATGGAGCAGATGTGAGGGGATACTTTGCATGGTCATTACTGGATAACTTTGAGTGGGCTCAAGGCTATACCAAGCGCTTTGGTTTGGTTTACATTGACTACAAGAATGGGCTCTCCCGGCACCCAAAATCTTCTGCATACTGGTTCTTGCGGTTCTTGAAAGGTGGTGAAGGGAAAGATGGCAAGGAGGAATAA